One Atribacterota bacterium genomic window carries:
- the amrA gene encoding AmmeMemoRadiSam system protein A — protein MGHKNESTPVALARKSIIYYLQNRKNMIPPDDLPRELMEKQAGVFVSLKKEERLRGCIGTFLATKSNIVLEIIENAVSAAIRDPRFSPVTPDEVDKLSISVDILSNPEEVKDIKQLNPKKYGVIVSCGFKKGLLLPDLEEVDTVERQIDIARQKAGIYVGEDFTIERFEVKRYY, from the coding sequence ATGGGCCATAAAAATGAGAGTACCCCAGTGGCATTAGCCAGGAAAAGCATTATTTATTACTTGCAAAACAGAAAAAATATGATTCCACCTGATGACCTACCTCGAGAGCTAATGGAGAAGCAGGCAGGAGTTTTTGTTTCATTAAAAAAAGAGGAAAGGTTAAGAGGTTGTATTGGTACCTTTCTTGCTACAAAAAGTAATATTGTTTTAGAGATTATTGAAAATGCAGTAAGTGCCGCTATACGTGACCCCAGATTTTCTCCAGTAACTCCAGATGAAGTAGATAAATTATCAATCTCAGTAGATATTCTTTCCAATCCAGAAGAAGTAAAAGATATAAAACAGCTAAATCCTAAAAAATATGGTGTTATAGTCAGTTGTGGATTTAAAAAAGGCCTTTTATTGCCAGATTTGGAAGAAGTAGATACTGTAGAGCGGCAAATTGATATTGCCAGACAAAAAGCAGGAATATATGTGGGTGAAGATTTTACAATTGAAAGGTTTGAGGTAAAAAGATACTATTAA
- the hypE gene encoding hydrogenase expression/formation protein HypE: MTDQIITIDYGSGGKLTNQLIRSLFLKYFNNPILNKLHDGAVLPPTNHRIAFSTDSYTVSPIFFKGGNIGHLAINGTINDIAMCGAIPKYLSVSLIIEEGTSMQILEQITCSMAEAANKTGIQIVTGDTKVVNKGDVDGIFINTTGIGYIDSGVHIHPGRAQINDAIIINGPIGNHGISILSSRENLQLEESVLSDTAPLADLVQEMLSITKEIHVLRDPTRGGLATALNEIAQSSQVEIEIEEENIPIEETVKDACKILGYDPLYLANEGKLIAFLPEQFAEEVVQKMKTSRYGKQAATIGRVITQGRSEVSLKTDIGGRRIVGMLSGEQLPRIC; encoded by the coding sequence ATGACCGACCAAATAATAACTATAGATTATGGTAGTGGAGGTAAATTAACTAACCAGTTAATTCGCTCTCTATTTTTAAAATATTTTAATAATCCGATCTTAAATAAACTGCACGATGGAGCAGTTTTACCACCAACCAATCATAGAATTGCCTTTTCTACAGACTCTTACACTGTGAGCCCCATATTTTTTAAAGGTGGGAATATCGGACATCTAGCAATAAATGGGACCATAAATGATATAGCCATGTGTGGAGCTATCCCAAAATACCTCAGTGTATCTTTAATTATTGAAGAAGGTACTTCAATGCAAATACTGGAACAAATAACCTGTAGCATGGCTGAAGCAGCAAATAAAACAGGCATTCAGATAGTTACCGGAGATACCAAGGTTGTCAATAAAGGAGATGTTGATGGTATATTTATAAATACCACAGGAATAGGTTATATTGATTCAGGTGTTCACATTCATCCTGGGAGAGCACAGATTAATGATGCAATTATTATCAATGGACCTATCGGAAATCATGGTATTAGCATTCTATCTTCTCGAGAAAACCTTCAGCTTGAAGAGAGTGTCCTAAGCGACACAGCCCCCCTGGCTGATTTAGTACAAGAGATGCTCTCTATAACCAAAGAAATTCATGTATTACGTGACCCTACCAGAGGTGGACTGGCTACTGCTTTAAATGAAATTGCCCAATCTTCTCAGGTAGAAATAGAAATTGAAGAAGAAAATATTCCCATTGAGGAAACTGTAAAAGATGCCTGTAAAATTCTGGGTTACGATCCTCTTTATTTAGCCAATGAGGGAAAGTTAATTGCCTTTTTGCCGGAGCAATTTGCCGAAGAAGTAGTACAAAAGATGAAAACCAGCAGGTATGGAAAGCAAGCGGCTACTATTGGCAGAGTAATTACTCAGGGAAGATCAGAAGTGTCTCTAAAAACTGATATTGGTGGAAGAAGAATAGTGGGAATGCTTAGTGGAGAGCAACTCCCCAGAATATGTTAA